A stretch of Arachis hypogaea cultivar Tifrunner chromosome 15, arahy.Tifrunner.gnm2.J5K5, whole genome shotgun sequence DNA encodes these proteins:
- the LOC112748529 gene encoding uncharacterized protein, giving the protein MYAADYRQQFFTSASRRWFVGPLPLRDFTLIRDSVSLPRPPILATVVSLFFGSLLLSSVACRNSTFQILKSLNIELFISMDPAAHRLAQKHKWVGLMQNMPGKK; this is encoded by the exons ATGTACGCCGCCGACTACCGTCAACAATTCTTCACCTCTGCTTCTCGCCGGTGGTTCGTCGGACCTCTGCCTCTTCGAGACTTCACTTTGATTCGCGACTCTGTCTCTCTGCCTCGACCTCCCATTCTTGCCACCGTAGTATCTCTCTTTTtcggttctcttcttctttcgtCAGTGGCTTGCCGGAACTCAACATTTCAG ATTTTAAAGTCTCTCAATATTGAACTCTTCATTTCAATGGATCCTGCT GCACATCGCCTAGCCCAGAAGCACAAGTGGGTAGGTTTGATGCAGAATATGCCCGGGAAAAAATGA